The following nucleotide sequence is from Salvia splendens isolate huo1 chromosome 2, SspV2, whole genome shotgun sequence.
TGTGAAGCTGAGGTTgccctcatcatcttctccagCAGAGGCAAGCTCTATGAGTTTGCTACTACTAGGTACTAatactatttaattaattaattatccatggagtataatttttcttTTCACAAATGAAACCCTATGAATTTCTTATCCCTTGAATTCTGAAATCTCTTACAAAATTCAGCCAATTATTACAGGCATGCTTTAGGAAAGGATACACTGCAAGTGTTTTCTAAGATTTGAGTTgtaattagtttattttttggTCTTTAGCTGAGCTATACTAAACTGGAAAGCTGGAATTAATAAATTTTTCTATCAAATTTGTATTGGTTCAAGAATGGTGCTTTTGTATTTGGATTAAGAATTGATGCTTCGGACGTGGGGCCGACACGTTTCATAATTTGTAAGAGAATCATCAAAGAAGAAAGAATTACTGACTAGGTTTGTTGACCCTTCTTGGACCTCTGTGCAAGATCTAGGGttttctctcctttttttcttcttccaccctctctctctctctctatgtggagtatataatagtagtacatATATTTGTGAGTGTACATGCACATATATATTCTTATTTGCTTGATAATATTGAGTGGggtaccaaaaaaaaaattgacgcaACTGCGCACAACACAGACCGTGAGAATAAAAAGCTTCAACTTTTGTCTGTTTTAATCATCATCACATTCTTAGATCTTCTGGTCTCTTTTTTCACTGGTTtttacccccccccccccccctctcttGATTTATTTTATGTGAAATAGCAGTCTATACAAGTAGCAGCCTCTCCAATTTTTTGTAGGCCTATGTGGCAGTGGGATATTCTGGGGAAAACTTTTTTGTTCTTGAGTGATCAAACACTCACACTTTCAGTCAACAATTtcgtttttaaaatattgtagtagtgaataattaatatttttaggtAGCTGAGGCAAATTATTAATGATACTTGTTTTTATtagaaacaaaattaatttcccTTACTTTAGTTCACACTGATCTGTTTACTGCTAGAAATTATGTACATGTGAAATTGCACTAACTGTGAAATACTGCATCCGTCtcagtttaagagtcacattttgccatttaaGTCCGTCTCaatttaagagtcacatttagaaTCTACCATATTTgaacataaaatttaacctcattattcatcaaatttacactcaaatgccattacttttataaaaataaaacaaaacaaaattcttaacatacaaaaagtcaaaaaGGTCCCACTTTTcactacctcacttcaattattacatattccaacaaccactacctcatttcatttattacacactccacaaatttcttaaaacccgtgctataactaaatcttactcttatactgggacgaagggagtaaatatttattgaaatttccCCTTTTTCCCTTAAGATCTTACCTTTTTGGATTTGATTGGGAGACCATagtattttttcttcttctgcGTGACACCTTTTTATTTAATGATGACATGGTTTAGCCTCCCTTTACTTATTACTACTAGAATTGTAGTATATTCAATTAGTTTaaagtaggagtatttatttttgcaGCACGACCGAGACCCTTGAACGTTACCATCGTTGCTCTTTAAATCATCAAGAAAATAGTGGGGAAGGAGAAACACAGGTTTAATTAGTTagtaatattttcattttgtatGACAATAATCACATATATTTAGTGGAGTGTAcaatatatgttttttttgtgaTATCAAAATAGAGTTGGTACCAGGAGTTCTCAAAATTGAAGGCCAAGTATGAATCTCTTCAAAGAACTCAAAGGTCATTCACACAATTCAGTCTcaatatgttttatttttgtttatacattataatactataaataGTTGGTAAAGATCTTAGTATATAATTTGATAATAAAGGCATCTGCTCGGTGAAAATCTGGGAACATTGAGCTCCAAGGAGTTGCAAAATCTTGAAAAACAACTTGAAGGAGCTCTTGCCCAAGCCAGGCAAAGGAAGGTATTGCTTTTCAAATTTATACTTTTAAGAATTTAATTTTCCCACGTCTTTTAATTTACTTGTTTCGTGGGAATATATAATGAAGTGTTTATTCCTTGACTTTTTTAGTTTAATCTTAATCTTCGCAAAATATATACTGGATATTTCACATTGCATACATGCTTCAATCCTTTTTTTCCCTCGTGTTATTTCAGAAACATATGTTGATGGAAGAAATGGAAGAGCTAGGCAGAAAGGTaaatcattaaaattcatttGGAGATTAATTAGACCAATCTCATACTTATTATTATGCCCTGGGGTGGAAAAGACTAAAATATTATGAGATCgatatgaaaattaaaaaaagtcaaattgattaattttgttgatgaaatttgatgGTTAAATATATGGTGGCAGGAAAGGCAGATAGGAGACATGAACAAGCAGCTCAAGATTAGAGTGTCACTTGAAATGTCCTCGGtaagtatatttattatatttgtcCCAAACAATTAATAAgctatttttatttaaacaaaaatGCACAAccaaacaattaaaattaattaatatagtactactccatttcttaaaaactataaataataataataataataataataataataataataataatgataataataaatattgttACTATAATGCTTAAATTGCTTAATTGTAATAGTGACGACATTTTTGCTATAATGCAGGTAGAGGCAGAAGACCAACAACGTACGGGAGCCCTTTCGTTGCCATGGAACGAAGGTGGTGCCGCCGCAACGTCAGCTGGAACCGGTGGCTTTCCCCTCCTCCCAACACCTCCAGAAGTTGAACCAGAACCTATTTTACAGATagggtatatatataattcacacacatacacacactctAGCTAAGtaaatatatatagataatTAAATTGGTAATATTGCAGGTATAATCACTATAATGTTGGAGAAGGATCATCTGCTGCTGTGGACACTAATTTCATCCAAGGATGGACTCTTTGACTTTCTTCCTCACTACTCCTATCTCCATTTCCATATAATGTTTAGTTGTTACATTATTTTTATGTGCTTTTGTCATGCAATTAatattagagagagagagagagagatatgttTATGAATCTAAGTGAGACTGGGAGATATAATGTGATTAAGTTTGGGTTTGTACTTGTCTCAATAACCTTTTTCGTTATGTGAGTAATTATTGCTAATTGATTATCTTTTTTATGCTAATCAATGCTTCTTATCCATTTCATTAAAGTAGTCAGGAATGATATCACCAATTTTGATTTGTCAAACTAAGTCTGCTTTATTTCTATATaagtttaattgaattgggAACTTAAAATCCTATTAATAGACCTTTTTATTGAATCGTGAGATTTATGGGCCTACATTAGATTCGTGGGCCCATTGAAAATTATGTCTATGTCCAATATGATAAGTTGAGGCAACCTCGGCCCACTTAGGCTAGTACTGTAGTCATTCATGTTGCTCTGTATCATCGTCATTTCGGTTcaagcattttatttataaaaaaaaaatttaacttcTAGGTAACCCAAAGTATTCTTTTGTGCCataatctttttctttttgtttatgACTCATAATAGTAATTATTTCCACTCTATTTAGTTCTATCGATTTATACTTTAAATTTCCTCTTCTTCCAACTAATTTCCTAACAAATAATTGCAATAAGGTGAACTTGAATAATcatatttaaaacaattataCTATTTCACGTGCTTACGAAACCATCCAACAATTTTATGTATGAACTAATGTTCATAAAAGATTTATATAAAACGAAATCCTCAAATTGTCactatttttcaaaatatacataagaaattttaaaaatataggaaacaaaattattttgtgCACAATCCAGCATTTACCAAATGAATCTAGTTGGGCTCAGATTTTAAAATAAGGCCCAACCTTGCCCACTTTAATTATGAGTCTGGACCTAGCTATTCCTCAAGTTGTGTGGGCCTCACACGGCTGGGGTTGAAACGGGGATCCGGCCCACTTGACAATCTTACCTGGCTAAAACTACTTGATTTTGTTTGTATTCGTACATGTGAATGTGATTACTAAAATTCAATTCAAACATTAATGAATTTTTATGA
It contains:
- the LOC121763583 gene encoding agamous-like MADS-box protein MADS3 isoform X2, with the protein product MGRGRVELKRIENKINRQVTFSKRRNGLLKKAYELSVLCEAEVALIIFSSRGKLYEFATTSTTETLERYHRCSLNHQENSGEGETQEFSKLKAKYESLQRTQRHLLGENLGTLSSKELQNLEKQLEGALAQARQRKKHMLMEEMEELGRKERQIGDMNKQLKIRVSLEMSSVEAEDQQRTGALSLPWNEGGAAATSAGTGGFPLLPTPPEVEPEPILQIGYNHYNVGEGSSAAVDTNFIQGWTL
- the LOC121763583 gene encoding agamous-like MADS-box protein MADS3 isoform X1, whose amino-acid sequence is MGRGRVELKRIENKINRQVTFSKRRNGLLKKAYELSVLCEAEVALIIFSSRGKLYEFATTSTTETLERYHRCSLNHQENSGEGETQSWYQEFSKLKAKYESLQRTQRHLLGENLGTLSSKELQNLEKQLEGALAQARQRKKHMLMEEMEELGRKERQIGDMNKQLKIRVSLEMSSVEAEDQQRTGALSLPWNEGGAAATSAGTGGFPLLPTPPEVEPEPILQIGYNHYNVGEGSSAAVDTNFIQGWTL